In one Plasmodium falciparum 3D7 genome assembly, chromosome: 14 genomic region, the following are encoded:
- a CDS encoding zinc finger protein, putative, which translates to MHRRNKEYTVRSNNKFDLLKNDDEKHVHSERNQKYSNISYHIRKLFSYCDADILRIENNLIIYNSLIDNIKKNGNKIIKKEVEKIIREKEKNEHYSLKEMNEEEYKVTNFDLKKVELDFKFIECSLCFELIKFICIQECNHTYCFLCFYRLLYMEKKENDNLNNQQNYPANNNYHNNNNNNISTSLNTSTSNTQRSYYRSNVSSSTSDYTFRDNNYNNDSFFNMDSRRSRNRRNDNQKEEIYKYEFDKVQMKCPFCKEHNEYIFICLNNFYTHFTYENLLNTLLEKEVEQSLMYASNEPLELSEYTSRVKENTNEKKSSKGSNTKRFMDKNRKEEHNNKNKDNNCADKREYTKEDNHKDQNQDSTINNNNNNNCSSCCNNCIHMQNEHTKESLLGNGDTHKDLNCKDDLKKIFSSYYDEVIILRKILKKDTLLNNNTNNMKKVENMYLFFYYEKYVKWKKKRIKYLVTCINSQKRYAFFSKIFGDIEKKIFYEYFYIFSLCTLLTSYSCLVSPCIDYWTKIQNRKVEKYKMNHKDDKYFEQIYIKNEKILLRKKNDSIYDKYQQHTKNLFYISEEESEKSDDYFKVIDIFYKICFTNLDNINILSHLKNYSYKKLNELCRHMHEHNKTYCDICVGNNDNIFLFEYNIFYKRYIKVHIEYGEKIGDQKYQIRHIYCHLCNIYLYDFDTYMKHVNKYHFFCKFCFNKKPNQSKENIQNVIDDVVYYEELHLYVYKDYENLFEHYKKKHHPCLYEQCLFVVFDNKIDLCLHLAEKHEQRGSNKKNKITLSIGGASYSEIRNNALKHQDQFYNNNNNNNNSNNNNNSISSGYREKPKNKYTHKDNETNDLNGDDEDTDIIDPKEHKCIYNFRKFYDCWYFDYYIDCKIVDFLKYFFSMKPFFLYIIKEDINLILCVFENFSKLDNPLYFNQDEIIELNKNIILKDFLSIHNQHTKNKPHNTNNINHMKYNNIYDGNSKYNNTHNFTNLFFIVKLFFDYVVEKVEYLLYNKEDLERNYLYLFFQIIHNRSFILYYSFLFIYINQKGLNFEGSLSTMNNINNSTNNNNNKSNNNNKSNNNNKSNNNNKSNNKNCSNSSNNFDKKDNMQNQKIEQEMCYRKNPLIYKCDEDMLKYKMLIENNCNVNLKYLSKYGFLYLIFLFFKIDKHTVQNVITFVKQIFLLCNDIYRKDIHTKDVHASNVYINDSDKSNIYMNNIPTNQAKKFQSTNDIVIPLICNKNEKSKKVMLGGNFKKLENTTFLLEAIKEQQQQQQEEQEEQKKKKEECEYSELEDINQLIKKCLKRKNPNNNIITNIYDKKCDISKKVILDLLPYVQPKVDLVSFFYLFLSNYFSAYVKDENINKLINLSNINKKKILNKISVDVDNISLTTISKDLANFVNARTLEECLSTGPEYYRIRKDIENILKINNNNNNNNNNSNNNNNNNNNSCYNNYSVSFKNSVKNNHKENTNILINDVKNCSNLYDLSLSLRNRFLNIIKSTKLNELYSIYFYICTIMLSKGSSHKNAPTEEYPSLNYDNNNNNNISINNLSNNKFNINTSNNVVNNNHNKNNRTSSIKTNSSNKTQSTKNTKTNINSYKNKVEMSKESYVNTKINNLDLEYPPLPLGDDKKEKLNEENDLLESSKNKKDKNKKKLPKEYSQIINKENTCSNKNLLDKIKNIDNKKNKNENNKCNLTTIKDTNNLFLDSNNYPSLITNEKTKKNVEKNKDKKKTKNNNSQKFNEDDFPLLQSTEENKKNNNKNNHSHILQNEINNNKNIQNKKQNSSSKCKNEKNSYEQSSSSFALNYQSYINSTESNVTYTIKKKNKVKRCNICTYDNPCERKKCELCDSVL; encoded by the exons atgcatAGACGAAACAAAGAATATACCGTAAGAAGTAACAACAAATTTGATCTtcttaaaaatgatgatgagaAACATGTACACAGTGAAAGGAACCAAAAGTATAGCAACATCTCTTATCATATAAGAAAGTTATTTAGTTATTGTGATGCAGATATTTTAAGgattgaaaataatttaataatatataatagtttaatagataatataaaaaagaatggaaataaaataataaaaaaggaagtTGAGAAAATAATTcgagaaaaggaaaaaaatgaacattatagtttaaaagaaatgaatgaagaagaatataaagTAACAAATTTTGATTTGAAAAAAGTAGAACTtgattttaaatttatagaaTGTAGTTTATGTTTtgaattaattaaatttatatgtatacaagAATGTAATCACACATATtgttttttatgtttttatcgtttattatatatggagaaaaaagaaaatgataatttaaataaccAACAAAATTATCCCgcgaataataattatcataacaacaacaataataatattagtacAAGTCTTAATACATCTACTAGTAATACACAACGTAGTTATTACAGAAGTAATGTTAGTAGTAGTACTAGTGATTATACCTTTagagataataattataataatgattctttttttaatatggatAGTAGAAGATCAAGAAATAGAAGAAATGATAAccaaaaagaagaaatatataaatatgaatttgATAAAGTTCAAATGAAATGTCCCTTTTGTAAAGAacataatgaatatatatttatttgtttaaataatttCTATACACATTTTACGtatgaaaatttattaaataccTTGCTAGAAAAAGAAGTTGAGCAGAGCTTAATGTATGCATCAAACGAGCCCTTAGAATTAAGTGAATATACATCAAGGgtaaaagaaaatacaaaTGAGAAAAAGAGTTCAAAAGGTAGTAACACAAAACGTTTTATggataaaaatagaaaagaggaacataataataaaaataaagataataattgTGCTGATAAGAGGGAATATACGAAAGAAGATAACCACAAGGATCAGAATCAAGATAGtactattaataataataataataataattgtagtAGTTGTTGCAATAATTGCATTCATATGCAAAATGAACATACAAAAGAATCCTTGTTAGGTAATGGCGATACACATAAAGATTTGAATTGTAAAGACGatttaaagaaaattttttcttcttattatgatgaagtgataatattaaggaaaatattaaaaaaagatacattattaaataataatacaaataatatgaaaaaagttgaaaatatgtatttatttttttattatgaaaaatatgtaaaatggaaaaagaaaagaataaaatatttagtaACGTGTATTAATTCACAAAAAAGGTATGcctttttttcaaaaatatttggtgatattgaaaaaaaaatattctatgaatatttctatatatttagttTATGTACACTTTTAACTAGCTATTCTTGTTTAGTTAGTCCATGTATTGATTATTGGACAAAGATACAAAATAGAAAagtagaaaaatataaaatgaaccATAAGGACgataaatattttgaacagatatatataaagaatgagaaaatattattaagaaaaaaaaatgattccatatatgataaatatcaacaacatacaaaaaatttattttatataagtgAAGAAGAATCAGAAAAATCTGATGATTATTTTAAAGTTATtgacatattttataaaatatgttttacaaatttagataatattaatatattaagtcatttaaaaaattactcttataaaaaattaaatgaattatGTAGACATATGcatgaacataataaaacatattgtGATATATGTGTTggaaataatgataatatcttcctatttgaatataatatattttataaaagatatattaaagtTCATATTGAATATGGAGAAAAAATAGGAGATCAAAAATATCAAATTAGACATATCTATTGtcatttatgtaatatatatttatatgattttgaCACTTACATGAAGCATGTTAATAAATATCATTTCTTTTGTAAATTctgttttaataaaaaaccGAATCAGTCGaaagaaaatattcaaaatgtTATAGACGACGTGGTATATTACGAGGAGTTGCATCTTTAT gTTTATAAAGATTATGAAAATCTCTTTGAgcattataaaaagaaacatCACCCGTGTCTTTACGAGCAATGTTTGTTTGTTGTTTTTGATAACAAGATAGATTTATGCTTACATTTAGCTGAAAAACATGAACAAAGAGGAAGCaacaaaaagaataaaataacattGTCTATTGGAGGGGCGTCCTATAGtgaaataagaaataatgCCCTAAAGCATCAAGAccaattttataataataataataataataataatagtaataataataataatagtattagTAGTGGTTATAGAGAAAAacctaaaaataaatatacacataaggATAATGAAACAAATGATTTAAATGGAGATGATGAAGATACAGATATTATTGATCCTAAGGAacataaatgtatttataattttagaaAGTTTTATGATTGTTggtattttgattattatatagatTGTAAGATTGTAGattttcttaaatattttttttcaatgaaacctttttttttgtatattataaaagaagatataaatttaattttatgtgTTTTTGAGAATTTCTCAAAATTGGATAATCCTTTGTATTTTAATCAAGATGAAATAattgaattaaataaaaatattatactcAAAGATTTTTTATCCATCCATAATCAACATACAAAAAACAAACCTCATAATACAAATAACATAAAccatatgaaatataataatatatatgatggaaatagtaaatataataatacacacAATTTtactaatttattttttatcgtAAAATTGTTCTTTGATTATGTAGTGGAAAAAGTAgaatatcttttatataataaagaagatttagaaagaaattatttatatttgttttttcaaATTATACACAATagatcatttattttatattattcttttttatttatatacataaatcaAAAAGGACTCAATTTTGAAGGTTCCTTAAGCacaatgaataatataaacaacagcactaataataataataataaaagtaataataataataaaagtaataataataataaaagtaataataataataaaagtaataataaaaattgtagTAATAGTAGTAACAATTTCGacaaaaaagataatatgcAGAATCAAAAAATTGAACAAGAAATGTGTTATAGAAAGAATccacttatatataaatgcgATGAAGAtatgttaaaatataaaatgttgattgaaaataattgtaatgttaacttaaaatatttaagtaAATATGGtttcttatatttaatatttttattttttaaaattgatAAACATACTGTTCAAAATGTTATCACATTCGTCAAACAaatctttttattatgtaatgatatatatagaaaagatATACATACAAAGGATGTGCATGCAagtaatgtatatataaatgattcagataaaagtaatatttatatgaataatataccAACCAATCAGGCGAAAAAATTCCAATCGACAAATGATATTGTTATACCTctaatatgtaataaaaatgaaaagagtAAAAAGGTAATGTTAGGCggaaattttaaaaaattagaaaacaCGACATTTTTACTAGAAGCCATAAAagaacaacaacaacaacaacaagaAGAACaagaagaacaaaaaaagaaaaaagaagagtGTGAATATTCAGAATTGGAAGATATAAAtcaattaattaaaaaatgtttgaaaagaaaaaatccaaataataatattataacaaatatatatgataaaaaatgtgatatatcaaaaaaagtaatattaGATCTATTACCATATGTACAACCAAAAGTGGATTTAGTTTCTTTTTTCTATCTATTCTTAAGTAATTATTTTTCAGCATATGTAAAGGAtgaaaacataaataaattaataaatttatcaaatataaataaaaagaaaatattaaataaaatctCAGTAGATGTAGATAATATATCCTTAACAACCATATCAAAGGATCTTGCAAATTTTGTAAATGCAAGAACGTTAGAAGAATGTTTATCTACTGGTCCTGAATATTATCGTATAAGAAAGGACATAGAAAATATTCTCAaaattaataacaataataataataataataataacagcaacaacaacaacaacaataataataatagttgttataataattacagtgtaagttttaaaaattctgtaaaaaataatcataaagaaaatacaaatattttaatcAACGATGTGAAGAATTGTTCAAATCTATATGATTTATCTTTATCCTTAAGGAATagatttttaaatattataaaaagtacAAAACTAAATGAACTAtattctatttatttttacatatgcACAATAATGTTATCGAAAGGTAGTAGCCATAAAAATGCACCCACTGAAGAATACCCATCTCTTAActatgacaataataataataataatataagtattaataatttaagtaATAACAAATTTAACATCAATACATCAAACAAtgttgtaaataataatcataacaAAAATAACCGCACGTCAAGCATCAAAACTAATAGCAGTAATAAAACACAAAGcacaaaaaatacaaaaacaaatattaatTCCTACAAAAATAAAGTAGAAATGAGTAAAGAATCATATGTAAATACTAAAATAAATAACCTAGATTTAGAATACCCACCCTTACCTTTAGGagatgataaaaaagaaaaactaaacgaagaaaatgatttattagaatcttcaaaaaataaaaaagataaaaacaaaaaaaaacttcCAAAAGAATACTcacaaattataaataaagaaaatacatgttcaaataaaaatttattagataaaattaaaaatatagataataaaaaaaataaaaatgaaaataacaaATGTAATTTAACTACCATAAAAGATAccaataatttatttttagatagtaataattatcCATCACTTATTACTAAtgagaaaacaaaaaaaaatgtagaaaaaaataaggataaaaagaaaaccaaaaataataattcacaAAAATTTAATGAAGATGATTTTCCTCTTCTTCAATCTactgaagaaaataaaaaaaataacaataaaaataatcattctcatattttacaaaatgaaataaataataataaaaatatacaaaataaaaaacaaaattccTCATCCAAatgtaaaaatgaaaagaattcATACGAACAATCCTCTTCATCATTTGCTCTAAATTACCaatcatatattaattctACAGAAAGTAATGTTACATAtacaattaaaaagaaaaataaagttAAGAGATGTAATATTTGTACATATGATAATCCAtgtgaaagaaaaaaatgtgaaCTATGTGACAGCGtattataa